The DNA segment CGGTTCCCCAACCTGACCGAGCAGGCGTACCACCTGCTTCGGCAGGAGATCCTGAGCAGGCGCCTGCGAGCGGGCGATCGGCTGGTGGAGCGGACGCTGGGCGATCGCTATCGATTGAGCAAGACGCCCATCCGGGAGGCCATCGCCCGACTGGAACGAGACGGCCTGGTGGTGATCGTCCCCTCGCAAGGAGCCGTGGTTCGGCGGCTCGCACTGGGCGAGGTGAAGGACCTCCTCGAGTGCCGGCAAGCCCTGGACGCCTTCGCCGCCCGTCGGGCGGCCGAGCGGATCCAGCGTGAGGACGTGGTTGAGCTGGAGCAGATGCTCGTTGCCGCGGAGCGCGAACGGGTGAACGGATCGCCGGAGCGGTACCGGGAGCACGACGCCGCATTTCACGCCCGGATCCGGGAGATGGCCAGCAACGCCACCCTCCTCAGGGTCATGGAGAGCCTGGAGTCCCAGGTTCGCCTGGTGATGACCAGCACCACGGGCCTGCCGGGGAGGGTGGGAGCGTCCATGGAGGAGCACCGGCGGATCCTGGAGGCCTTGCGCGCGAAGGACCCCGACGCCGCAGCCCTGGCGGCTTCGGAGCACGTCGCCCGCATGTTGGAGGCGGTGGAGGAGTACTGGCCCGTGATCGAGCGGGGCGACATCTAGGAAGCCGGGTCCGTCCCAGGAAACCCCGGGGAGGGAGGCGACGCGGTGCGCGTCCGCAAGGTGGAGACCAGGCTCCTGGAGGCGCCGCTGGCGGAGCCGATGGGCGGTAGCGCCCGGCGCCCGCCCATTCGGTCGCGGCGGTTGCTGGTGGTCCGGCTCGAGACCGACGAGGGCGTGACCGGCTACGGCGAAAGCTACGGGACGCCCCGGTCGGTGAAGGCCATGGTGGAGGAGCTCTATGCCCCCTTCCTGCTGGGGGCAGATCCTCTGTCAGGCGATCCCCTGGCCCGGATGCAGCGGGAGGGGGTGGGCTACCACGGGCCCAAGGGCATGGTCTACGAGACGCTCAGCGCGGTGGACACGGCACTCTGGGACCTGAAGGGGAAGGCCCTGAACGCACCTTTGTCCACGCTCCTGGGCGGCGCCATCAGCGGTACGGTCGACTGCTACGCCGCCAGCGTCTACCTGGGGAGCGTGGAGGAGGCCGAAAGCCAGGCGGCCCGCTTCGCCGAGGCCGGTTTCCGGGCCATGAAGGTGAAGGTGGGGCAGGGACTGGAGCGCGATCGGGCGGTCTTCCGGGCGGTGCGCCGGCTCGTGGGCGAAGGGACCACCCTCATGGCCGACGTGAACGGGGTCTACGACGTGAAGACGTCGATCCGCCTCGGGCGGAGCCTGGAAGAAGACGGCCTCTACTGGCTGGAGGAGCCCGTCCCCGTGGAGGACGTGGAGGGCTACGCTCAGGTGGCCCGGGCCCTCTCCTGCTACGTGGCGGGAAGCGAGGGCGAGTACACCCGCCACGGCTTCCGGGAGCTGATCGAGCGGGGCGGGGTGGACGTGGTGCAGCCCGACGTGACCCGCTGCGGCGGGGTGACCGAGACCTGGGCCGCCGCGACCCTGGCCTCGGCCTACCACCGCCGCTTCTCGCCCCATTGCTGGAGCTCGGTCTTCGGCTTGGCCGCCTCCACCCACCTGACCGCCGCCGCCCCCACCGGTCTCACCGTGGAGTACGACGCCCATCCGAACCCCTTGAAGGACGCGCTCGTGGGTGCTCAGCTCAGCGCCGTGAGCGGCCGGCTGCCGGTGCCCGCAGGTCCGGGCCTGGGGGTTCAGGTGGACGAGGAGGCGTTCGAAAGGCTCACCCAGTGGGTGTCGGCTGTAGGAGGTTAGGTGAGCGCCGCGGAGGATCTCGCGGATGATCTTGCAGGCAGGCGAACTCAGAGGGCGAGGAGGGCGGGCCTCTTGGAGATGTTCATTGGCGGTAGATGGACCTCCTCAGGCGAGCAGGTGGACGTTCGAAGTCCGTACGACGGTCGCGTGGTGGGCCGCGTGCCCCTTGCCGGCTCTTCCGATGTCGAACGGGCCATCGCATCAGCAGTACGGGGCACGGCCGTGATGAGGGATCTGCCGGCCCACGAGCGGAGCGCGATCCTGAAGAGGACCGGCGAACGGCTCATGGAGCGCCTCGATGCCATTGCGGACCTGCTGAGCCGTGAGGTCGGGAAGACCATCAGAGAGGCCAGGGCGGAAGTCCAGCGGTCGGCGGGCCTCTTCTCCTGGGCCGCCGAAGAGGCGAAGCGTCTTTCCGGCGAGACCATACCCTTCGATGCTGCGCCGGGCGCGGAGGACCGCATCGGATTCTTTCTCA comes from the Limnochorda pilosa genome and includes:
- a CDS encoding mandelate racemase/muconate lactonizing enzyme family protein; translated protein: MRVRKVETRLLEAPLAEPMGGSARRPPIRSRRLLVVRLETDEGVTGYGESYGTPRSVKAMVEELYAPFLLGADPLSGDPLARMQREGVGYHGPKGMVYETLSAVDTALWDLKGKALNAPLSTLLGGAISGTVDCYAASVYLGSVEEAESQAARFAEAGFRAMKVKVGQGLERDRAVFRAVRRLVGEGTTLMADVNGVYDVKTSIRLGRSLEEDGLYWLEEPVPVEDVEGYAQVARALSCYVAGSEGEYTRHGFRELIERGGVDVVQPDVTRCGGVTETWAAATLASAYHRRFSPHCWSSVFGLAASTHLTAAAPTGLTVEYDAHPNPLKDALVGAQLSAVSGRLPVPAGPGLGVQVDEEAFERLTQWVSAVGG
- a CDS encoding GntR family transcriptional regulator, producing the protein MASDGRASATGELATEEPLKVQRFPNLTEQAYHLLRQEILSRRLRAGDRLVERTLGDRYRLSKTPIREAIARLERDGLVVIVPSQGAVVRRLALGEVKDLLECRQALDAFAARRAAERIQREDVVELEQMLVAAERERVNGSPERYREHDAAFHARIREMASNATLLRVMESLESQVRLVMTSTTGLPGRVGASMEEHRRILEALRAKDPDAAALAASEHVARMLEAVEEYWPVIERGDI